In Erwinia pyrifoliae DSM 12163, the genomic window TTGGCAATGCTACGATCGCCTTATCGGCTGGCAACCACAGCCTGCCTGGCTCCATCCGGTGCTGTTTATTCGTGGCGAATTGTCGCCTTATCTGGCCGATGAGTATCGTGACGAGCTGCTGGCGCAGTTCCCGCAGGCGCGTGCACATGTGGTCGCCGGTGCCGGGCACTGGGTCCACGCGGAAAAACCTGATGCCGTATTGCGCGCAATACGTCGTTTTTTTGCGCTGTAAAAACAATTATTTCCTGCTGCGGTGAAATGATTGTCGTCACCACTTTTGCTGGGTTATGATGGCGCGCTAACATTTTGCCGCTGCTGATTTTTAGGCGGCAGCACGAGCCTGTTCATCAGAAATCCAGCCTTTCAGTATTACGATTCTATGGCAAAAGAGAACACGGACCGCACAACGCTCGATCTGTTTGCAGATGAACGTCGCCCGGGACGACCCAAAACGAATCCGCTGACGCGAGATCAACAACTGCGTATCAATAAACGCAATCAGCTCAAACGCGATAAAGTGCGCGGGCTGAAGCGTATCGAACTGAAAATGAACTGCGACGCGGTCGAGGTGCTTAATCAGCTGGCTGAAGAACGTAATATGAGTCGCAGCGAACTGATCGAAGAAATGCTGCTTAAGCAGCTGCAACGCCATCAAAGCTGAACAATAGTGGACTTAGCACTCAGCAACAAATGTCGCCATATTACACATTTATCCACTCACGGCAGTCTGATATCATTACCGCTATCTGCTCGTTATACAGCAGTCTCCATATCATTAAGATTCAAGAGGTTATTAAGCTCATGGCACTTGTCGGCATTTTCTTTGGCAGCGACACAGGTAATACAGAAAACATTGCAAAGATGATCCAGAAGCAGCTTGGAAAAGACGTTGCAGAAGTTCATGATATTGCCAAATGCAGCAAAGAAGATCTTGAAGCCTTTGATATTTTGCTGCTGGGCATTCCCACCTGGTACTACGGCGAAGCCCAGTGCGATTGGGATGACTTCTTCCCAACCCTTGCTGAGATCGACTTTAACGGTAAGCTGGTTGCCCTGTTCGGCTGTGGTGACCAGGAAGATTATTCTGAATACTTCTGTGATGCTCTGGGAACCATACGCGATATCATCGAGCCTAACGGTGCGGTGATCGTCGGTCACTGGTCCACCGAAGGTTACACGTACGAAGCCTCAAAAGGTCTCGCGGACGATAATCACTTCCTCGGCCTTGCCATTGATGAAGACAGGCAGCCAGAACTCACCAACCAACGCGTTGATAAGTGGGTAAAACAGATTTTCGATGAACTTCAGCTGAAAGAAATCATTGAGGCCTGAATTCGCAACCCGGTGTGAGAGCCATCCCGCACCAAATCAATGGTTTTAGCGATACAAGTAATAGATAGATGTTTGTACCTTTTACCTGCAAAACGGTACAATAACCCCATCGGTTATCGGCTCTCTAAGCGCCCTTCGCCTCTTTGACCACCACGGTCGGTCAAAGAGCGAACGGATGTGGCAGATCGAAATGTTAACATAGCACCACCCGGGCGCGAAATCCCACGGCTGTTAAGCGTGTTGTTCTTACCTCCAGCTGTGGTTTACGGTTCCCCCTTTAGTTTTCATTTCGACGTATCAGTTCTATACTGACTCTCATTGCGCTTCAGCGTCGACCGATGTTCAGG contains:
- the ybfE gene encoding LexA regulated protein, with translation MAKENTDRTTLDLFADERRPGRPKTNPLTRDQQLRINKRNQLKRDKVRGLKRIELKMNCDAVEVLNQLAEERNMSRSELIEEMLLKQLQRHQS
- the fldA gene encoding flavodoxin FldA encodes the protein MALVGIFFGSDTGNTENIAKMIQKQLGKDVAEVHDIAKCSKEDLEAFDILLLGIPTWYYGEAQCDWDDFFPTLAEIDFNGKLVALFGCGDQEDYSEYFCDALGTIRDIIEPNGAVIVGHWSTEGYTYEASKGLADDNHFLGLAIDEDRQPELTNQRVDKWVKQIFDELQLKEIIEA